TCTTTTCAAAACTTTTGAAAGGACAAAACGTGGGGACGAATTTTGGGATTTTACTCAAAAGGGTAGAAAGACGAAGGCAGGCAGAGCTCGCTACCAAAACAcccattacaaaaaaaaaaaaaaaaacaacttggcTTTCAGGTGTGAAAAGTAGTGACATTTAACCATAACTCAAAGGGGGACCTGTCTGAAATCCCCTTGAGGCCCCCCCCAAATACCACTGTATGAAGTTTCTGTTTGCGGAATAATGTGACCTCTTGACTACATTTTATTTCCCCCTCTCTCCACCAACTCTTCACTCTGGTTCTGAATCACTGTGGTGACATAACGTCTTTCAGTGCCGTAGTCCAACAGAAGCGTAacattccctttttttttttcctgctttcactctaCAAGCTTTCCTCACAGTCTTTGCTCTAAAATCAAGACTCTCatttctctatttctgtcttaCCAAAGCAAAACGGGAGTTGGACACCAGGTTTTGCCTTTGTTGGAAAAATCACTCCAGTCTTTGACTTTCAGTTTTTAAATTCAGTAATGGGAGAACATTTGTTTAGATATAAGCAGAAATGTGCCACAAAGTTGTGTCATTTAGGAGGCACATTTCATAATTTTCTACCCAAAAACATGACTTATCCAAACGGTTCATTTGAAAGGGAAAAGTTGAGGGTTACCCGAAATTCCCTTTAGTTTTTAATTACTTGGTAATGGAACTTCCCCAGTTAAACATTTGCCTAGTGTACTAAATATGCAGATAGCTTTGTTTAAATTGGTATGTTGGTTACAGTAACATGTAATCTGCAGATAATGGTTTATGGCTTTCGGTATGTATCATATCATTTGCTGTTTGTTAAATAGCGCTCTGTTATCGTAACTGATAGGAGTGATGCCCAGAACTGTTGGAAAACAATGGCAAAATATCCTTTATCAAGTTCAACTGTTGACACTTTTTTCCATTCTTCCAGGAGCTCTGACTGAATGTTACGATGAACTGGGGAATCGATACCAGCTGCCAGTCtactgcctctctcctcccgtCAACATGATTGAAGAGCGTTCTGAAGAGCTTGACGGTTCAGATCCAGACTCCGGGGCCGCTGACCCGTCCACGGGCAGCGCTAGCGACCCCGCCTCAGGAGGAGAGTGCCAGCTTCGGCTCCGGCTCTCCACGGGTCGCGACCTCCGGCTGGCGGTCCGTTCCACGGACACGGTGGGCATGATGAAGCGTCGTCTACAAAGCCACGAGGGCGTGCCTGCCGCAACCCAACGCTGGTTTTTCTCAGGTCGGCCACTGACAGACAGGCTACGCTTGGACCAGCTCAACATCTCCAGGGACTATGTAGTGCAGGTCATCCTCAGCCAGCCGCCACCGCCAGAGCCGGTATCAACACCAGGACACACACCAGAGGCCTCTGGGCCAGTGGAGGGAGTGGCTGCGCTGCCGCAGGAGCCCACGCCGGTGGAGAATTAGCTCCCCGTCAACCAGGCAGCCTCTAGAGGGCGGTGTAAAAGGAGGAGAATGATAagggagaaaaaagaatgaaagttgattctgacttttctcttttgatttgcactcttctcttctctctttgtttttgcgGAGAAGGGCTTTGTTTGGGCAGAGGTTGGCTGTCTGCCGGAGCAAAAGGACTCTTGAAATGAGAAAAGACTCTTCCTTTTTGGTTTTACACATTGAAATTTTTGACCTTTTTGAAGTCTTTTTAACTGTTCCTATggaaaccaaacaacaaaaagagaacTTTGTGTCTGGCTTAAAGGGTTTTCTTAGCAACGCTGATGTTcgaatgtttctgtgtttcagtttccATTAAAGTTCTGCTCTCTGGCAAAGCTGGGTCAGCAGAATCCTGCTCGAGAGGTTACAGGGTTATTACATACACTTTGATTACATACATTTTCAGTTCAGAAAGAAAGGAATACAGATAGTTTAACAATCATGACAGTTATTCTGGCAGTTATTCGTAATTATATGTGAATCAAATTAAGAACACTTCCCCATTTGGGGATTAAGTCAGTATGCTAACAAAGAAAGATCGGTATTGCTAGCTAGTCAACAGACGTGTGTTATCAAGAGGTTACAGTCAGGAGGCATGTCGATGTTTTCCAAGCTGCCGCTGGATTAGATGCTTTATTTCACTCTGCTTCACAGAACAATCAGAGCAATCATGTAATAAACATTAAGtagtcagcctgtgtgtgtgtgtgagtgtgtgagtgtgtgtgagtgtgtgagtgtggatgtTCATGTACGTTCAAGACACAACCACACTTATTCATGTGGCAAACGGATGGaacatcagaaacacagttgcatattttgattaaaaatagaatgtttttaattaaaatcgATCATTGTTTCTATCCCTCGGTGTCTGATTGTTGTGTTGATCGTTGTCTGTTTTGATGCAGAGGTGGGACAAAATCATGGCAACGTGGTACAGTACACCATGTCACACCCTCCCACGGTCTCGGTCTCGGTGACATTCTATCTCAGATCTATGAAGGAGGGACCTCGTAATGCCGCTCACAAATATGTCAAACATTATTGTCCTATGTGCTTACCTTAAATCAGGATGCATTTAAGGAATGCCTTGTGCTGTATCACACATCGCTCCTTCACCTTTTTCATGATACTGTTGGGACAGTAATTAATTCATATTGTGGGCACGGATcagaagagacaaaacaataacTAGACCCCATTCATGGATTTTTGAGCCCATTAacagtatttaaaatgtaaaggaatggacactttgggaaatacacttatttgcttttctgttgagagtcagaggagatcaataccactcatgtctgtacagtaaatatgaagctgtagCCAGCAGCcaggtagcttagcttagttaCTGGAATCAGGGGGCCACAGctagcctgtctctgtccaaaggtgtaaaaaaaaaaaagcctaccAGCCCCTCTAATGCgtactaattaacatgttatatccaCCAACATGCCAAAGCTCCGTTCCTGGCATTAATTAAACTCCTAAAAAACTCTGTTCATCAGCGTCACATATTTAGATGCTTTGGCTTGGATGTAACTGTAACCTCTAACCTTTAGTAATTCAGTCACACATGTTTAGACCGGACACTGATTCCAAACAGGAACAACTCCAAAGTCGtgtgagttttttttccttttgtctgaaTTATcgttataaataaatatatccACCATCTAAGTCAGCAGCTTAGCTATCTGACACACTGTTCTGAGTAACGTTTGCTTCAACTTTCTTCATCAGCACCCCCAAGCTACGTgaaatgtcctgtcagcatcTGACGTGAATCATCCTGCCTctagcacactgcagatttgtgTGGACACAGTCGAGAGATAAAAGACAAGAAACCTGTGTCTTCTCTGGAGGTTTGGCTCTTGGATTTTCAGATCCTTTGGAAATACGTGAAGACTCGCCATTTCTCCTTATGcaactttggaactgaaaacAAACCCATCTCTGTCATCATTTGAAAATAGTGCAACACGCCGGACTGGCAAATAAATAGTTCCTACTCGTAATAGTTAGCTTTAAAGGTGCTATCAGGTGCAGcgggacagagccaggctagctgtttccccctgcttccagtctttctgcCGAGCTAATCAGAAAAAGTGGCATCAATCTTTTTCTATCACCACAAAAACACGAATTCTCAGATTTTTGAATTACTTTTATTCCAAAAGTCACCCATTGCAGACATGAATGCCAATATCGCTAAATCAGAACCCTTtgatttcctcctttccttACGTTGACTTCCCTCTTTGCAAGCTACTCATTCCAGTCTGACAGAACATGGAAAAttttttgaaaaacacaattatGCAAAGAGGCTTTCTAGAGAGGAAGCCAGTGTCAACATTGTCTTCGGAAGAAGTGTTGCCGGCTGACATTCCCGGCTTTAGACCAGATAGCGTCATTCAGGCAGGGAAGGAATGAGGAAGAAACTAACCTGTCTGTTAACACGCGATGTGTGCATCACTAAACCGGTGGTACGTCAGCTCTTGAGAGTAAATGAATGAGTGATATAGTACCATGTTATTGGAGAAAAGGGTCACTCTGTGCATGGGTGACAGGCAGAGGGGAAGAGGTTACAATATATGGTCAGTGTGGCATTCAATGTCCAGGCCTCATGCTTGCCTTGCAGTCTGAAGTAGGTCAGTGGCTTtgtcctttttctctgtttctccccaAACGGGAGAACAATACTTGTCAATGCGACAGATAAAGCAGAATAATTCGAAAAGTGTGCTGAAGTTTCTAATGTGTGTGGCATCGACGTACTGTGGGTGcacagaagaaatgaaatgcCGCTTCCTTTCCGAGCATCATGCAAGTAGAAATATGATTCAGTACAaaggtgtttttatttgaaaCCACAAAGCACACTCGCTGTGAGCAATAGTCATCTGTCACCTTTTTCATAAACACCTAGCTGTGTTGAATCAACTCTAACTATAATTAAGTTAGCGGTGTGCTTATAGGAAACTGCCCAGATAGACCTACACTGCCAGAGTTAAATGTTAGTGGTTATAATGGCAGCAGAATCAATAATGGAAACTCCTCTGTAAATCATTGTGCAGGTAAATTCCCAACTGTGTTTACACTTTTGGATTTTCTACATAGTCAAAGAACAATGGGCTCACAAAATGAACTCATTTGCCAGCAATcaaagtttttctgttttatttcatccCAGTGACTCtattctgttttctgcttcagtggAGGTGTCATCAGTGGCACTTTTGCTTTCTTGTTCTTGTTCCTAAGAACTCTCATGACACTTCTCCAAAGTACctgttcagttttcagtgatACGCTGCCATCACACAAGCACTTGAGCTTTTCCAGTTCCCTTTTCCAGAGTTTGCTTcctcagtgcagcctcacaatcacacacacaatttcataATGAAATATGGTATGAATTGTTCTTTTGTCCTCAGCTGTGGTCACCTTTCTCATGACTGCATGAAtggagcttaaaaaaaaaaaaaagagtcaaatcTCAGATGGAAAACTAAATGATGACGAAGAAATAACGCTTGTCTGCTCTTCTGCCTCATAGTATATTCAAATTCCTCTGGTGTTGGACAAGAAGATGATTTCATGTCATCATACTCTCAGGTAATgattcacaaaaacacacacacacacacacacacatgcacacacacatacacatacacacacatgcagagatgaAGTTCCTCTTCGTGGGTCTGGGGCTTTCGGGTTTTTTTTCATCCTTCTGCTTCTGGTGGCCATATAAACAGCGACAGCATCCTCGGTTCATGCAAGCAAACTGAACACACGATCAGCTCAGCCGTCTCACCTCTGGCACGCTCATTTGGTCAGCTTTCAGTTGTGAATTTTTTGGATCAAGTCCAATTGTCAAGGTAAGATCTACTAACTGGTTTTCTCTGAATTctcctgctttttttctctctctcaggcatTTTGTTCTGTAGATACTCTTTTGTTGACACTTTTTGATAAATCATATACttaagaaatgctgaattaatGCATGACGgatgattttatttcatatcCATGAAGTCCTGTTGCTCACCATTAAAGAATGATCAAGTCACTATGACTTTATATCAGTGAAGGAATGTTAATTCACAGTTACTTCGTATATTCATTGATATGCAATTAAGTTGAATCAAGACCCATGTATTTACTCAGCCTCTGAAAGTACCTTTTCTCAatgaaatatgaagctactTTTTAAACTAAGCCGGCCGTCAGATGCAAACATTTCtataataaacataaatacagttacataaaaaatgtgatttgtacCCTTGTTATTAAGGATTAAACATTCATTCTAATATGCTGAGGTTAATACCAGTTTCATTAGTGTCAGACTCATTTTAAGTTAGaatttaactaaaaaaaaatccacattatTGACATTCTCAATAATCTAGGTGATATCTACAAGTAGTAATTAAGATGGAGGTGAATTTGATGATTGTCTCGTTCAATAGGAGAGCATTTCCTTAAAGTGTTGTAAGAAATACTTTTATTCAAGTGGTGAAATGGCACTTCAGAGGTATGCTATGCTTTACTTCAGTTCCGAGTAGGAGTCGCAGAATAAATCTGTGGGATTGTGATCTGCtttagaggagaggaaaaatgaaacatatatATTAACAGATATATTAATGCACAATGGTAACAAAGGGTCGCAGCTCGCCATATGTTGTGGAACCACTGCTTTACATGAGTATCACCATTTTGGGAGGCTTTGTCCTTGACTTGACTTTTGTCCTTCATTTTAGGATTATAGTTTGCTACTTTTCAGACTTTACTCgtgtctttaaaatgtgaactttCCAAAAACTATGATAACCACCCTTGTTATGACTGGATGACGAATGAAAAATGCTTCCAGTCCCTGTACTCGATTAACTTATTGTCCTTTCATCCAGATGCGCTCATTGACCCTCATGGTCCTGTGTGCCGCACTGTGCTGCGCCACCTCCGACATCAACCAAAACAACATAGAGACTCTGATGGATAATGGTTGGtagctcctctttttttcctacTGAatattcttctttctttccatttgtgCCTTCGCCTCACATACAGTAGATGTTGATTAAAGCCGGTCTCTTTGTATCTTTTCTACTAGTTGTGGTCCTAAGGGTGCCTTATGGTGTGGGCACCAAGGTGTATGTTCCTCTGACCTGTGGAGAAGCTTATGAAAACCAACCTGTGTTTTGGAAGAAAAACGGTAATACACCTGTTACTAATACTACTGATATTATTTCTGCTGCCACTAATAGTATCTAATAGTATTTGTGCCGATATGATGCAACACAGTATGATAGGATACTAATAAATCTTGACATACAGATTACACTTTCTGCAATAAGCTAAACTTTTCTTCAAGTGggacattttctctgtttttacgACATTTTGAAGCATCGACAGCGTTCTTACATTGACTCATGTCCTTGTCTCAGGCATGGATCTTACGCCAGCTCTGCAGGGGAACCAGGTTAAGGTCCtggtggaggagatggatggaggaaacTACACGTGTCACTTGGGCCCAGATGGAGAATACCTCAACCACACTGTGATCCTGATCCAGCTAGATCCAGACAACAGGACTGTCATACTGGAGGAAAAATCCCCTGAAGAAGGTAAGAtaagaaagatggagggagcgaggagggagggacagaaCAAAGAAGGTACACATTGGGTGAAAAGACAAGGAGAAAGATAAAGATTTGCTGTGTTATTGGACCTGGCGAGAGTTAAATCACTGGAAGAGACTGGAGGATAGATGTCACTGAATGGACGAGATAAGAAAGATGGTCAGAGAGGGAGATAAGATGGGGAGGGGCAGAGGGTTGTGGCCCAGAAGCAGACAATGTTCAGAAGATAAGACGAATGGTGGAGCAAAAAGAAATTGGATAAAAGGAGGATCGGAGGTAGTGTGGTgatgggaggggaggggaggacgCTATTGGACAGGAAGAAGatacaaagacaacattaaaaatgaaaaggaagcAAAGGCAGCAGAGAGTCGTTAAATTCATGCTGAGACTTTGATGTATGTGCTGTAGCATAAACAAGCTTGGTGTGGTTTGTGGTTGACACATTGTGCATCTTTATGTCACACCCATCATCATGTTGTTAGTGCAGGTGGTTCTCAAAAAAGACACCAAACTTGTTTCTAGTCCCCAAAAGTATTTCATTTCTGGGATCAAAGCCTTTTCTCTTTAGCTTTACTgaagaaattaaacattttttgcaAGATCCCATGAAAGCTCTGAGAGATTTAGCTCTGTTTGTACTGAAAAAACTTCATCCTCTCTCTGGTTTGGTGCCATAAGGCAATGTTGTTCTGCGCCTGATTTGATGgaacaaaatgttaaatatagtGAACAGGCTGGTGAGAAGCTGGCAGTTTCCTCCTCAGTTGTCTGGCTTGCTCACAGTAATTATATTAACATCCGGAAATCAACCTTgcaatgatttattgatgtttaaATGCTGCAACCTTGAAAAGAAAGTGCTCTGAAACACAAATGAAAGTGATAAAAgaacattaaacacaaacaggGGCAGAATGctcacagtgtttctgctcctcCAGGTCACATCCACTGCTCAGCACCTAACTATAAAGGCTCCTTCCACTGCACCTGGACAAGAACAGCGTCCAGACCCAACGCCGCTGTGATCCTGGTGAAGGCAGAACGGTGAGGAGAAAACCTCTCATCCTACTCATAGATCATGTGTCCTGTTCTAGACAGTGTTTGTACCAACcatcttgtcttttttaatttagttATTTGGAAAAGATTCCCTGTGAGCTGGATGCTGATGGATCAGGGGTTCACTGCCAGGATGCCAACTGCCCTTACAAAGAGGAACAGCACCACATCTCCCTCACCGTTTACATCCACAGCTACTCTCGCCTCGAGGCCTACACAAAGGCGTTCTACCTGAGAGAGATTGGTAAGTGGTTGTTTTTTAATGGCTGTGACAAACAGGTTGTTTGTGAGTACATACCTAAAAAATATTTTAGTATTTCCAGCCATCCACCATTTTccccttctgtctgtctgcctgccacaTCCTCCTCACTGCACTGTTTCCCTCCCCTTTtcaccctcctccacctcattcCTCCCCTTCCTCACCTTATTTAGTGAGGCCGGCAAAACTCCCTAACCTGCAAAGCAGTGATGGGAAGTTGTTCAGCTGGAGCTACCCTGACTCCTGGGAGCAGCCCTGCACCTTCTTTGGCCTGCAGTTCCAGGTCAAGGTGGTCCACCACAGACATTCCTGTCACAGTGAAGAGCTCATAATGGTAATCAGCACAAGCATGACTGAGATCAGATTCCAGTTGGCTActgtaaaaatgcattttctgacTTCCACTTGAAccacatttctttgtctttaatATGCCATCTCTTCTGTTGTGCAGCACACCACCACTGAGGAAACTAAGTTTGAGGTCAATGTCAAAGCCAAGAAGTATGTCTTCTGCGTGCGAGCTcaggacaaacacaccagcgGGCCGTTTAGCCCCTGGAGCCACTGCATGTAAGTACATCACTTGGCCATTAAGAGTAAGAACTGTTTTGACTGGGTTTGCTACCAAAGATGTTATTTGTGTGAGCATTTATGATTTCTCCAAATGATACCAAGTTGTGCCACCAACGCTGATCTGATTCATACTGACTCATTCTAACCTGTTCTGTCTCCAGAGTGAACCAAAATACTGTAAGCTGCTAACTTCTTTTGCTGGGCGGCAGCCAGAAAGGAACAAAGAACACATGGATGGAAGGAAACACTTTTGTTACTCCTGTATTTTGACTTTTAAAACAATGCACAAAAAGTGGAGTGAATGTATTCCTGTACAGTATTTATTGATTACTCATTTGTCTCTTCGGAACTacagaaacatttatttataataTGATTGAAACCAATGACTTCCAATACCCTTTATGCCCAATGGAATTCTTATTTATAACTATCCTTGCAGAACTGTTGCCAAAATAT
Above is a window of Chaetodon auriga isolate fChaAug3 chromosome 15, fChaAug3.hap1, whole genome shotgun sequence DNA encoding:
- the ubtd2 gene encoding ubiquitin domain-containing protein 2; its protein translation is MGGCVGSHHDSSGSLNENSDGTGVALGRNQPLKRERPKWKSDYPMTEGQLRSKRDEFWDTAPAFEGRKEIWDALRAAASAFESNDHLLAQAILDGASITLPHGALTECYDELGNRYQLPVYCLSPPVNMIEERSEELDGSDPDSGAADPSTGSASDPASGGECQLRLRLSTGRDLRLAVRSTDTVGMMKRRLQSHEGVPAATQRWFFSGRPLTDRLRLDQLNISRDYVVQVILSQPPPPEPVSTPGHTPEASGPVEGVAALPQEPTPVEN
- the il12bb gene encoding interleukin-12 subunit beta — translated: MRSLTLMVLCAALCCATSDINQNNIETLMDNVVVLRVPYGVGTKVYVPLTCGEAYENQPVFWKKNGMDLTPALQGNQVKVLVEEMDGGNYTCHLGPDGEYLNHTVILIQLDPDNRTVILEEKSPEEGHIHCSAPNYKGSFHCTWTRTASRPNAAVILVKAERYLEKIPCELDADGSGVHCQDANCPYKEEQHHISLTVYIHSYSRLEAYTKAFYLREIVRPAKLPNLQSSDGKLFSWSYPDSWEQPCTFFGLQFQVKVVHHRHSCHSEELIMHTTTEETKFEVNVKAKKYVFCVRAQDKHTSGPFSPWSHCIVNQNTVSC